In the Mytilus trossulus isolate FHL-02 chromosome 1, PNRI_Mtr1.1.1.hap1, whole genome shotgun sequence genome, one interval contains:
- the LOC134716850 gene encoding uncharacterized protein LOC134716850 isoform X6, which produces MADLDDPHIVELMRKGTIPPSLSLRAPPTHIGTTQHRNDTLGISKEEISKRYIIKLHRDRLRNNEAVYKSLDNLPIKIKQVAQDSFEKSSSGGKSSPSSFRSRKSSRSIHLQDFRNHKNQTITKSLDSPWNKSNAINPRKQRSKTKLLPRVTGSSESEKSKNDDEAKHVSFEPNAFNMLESEMPYIFSAGFQGYQNRVKLSRKKPIAFGQTINTTGSNINNGININSNQEFQRRYQRVLDADKQPHFVKTSLIKGQRVNNTYNNRYRNMFNEAETETQRSEELFAIKSVQRINEPFIFTSPASPTRVPNPSLYSECQNSEVGINIVTSPPSRAASSTLADVDSRENSSRGDPDNDFPQNDKNYNFEPVAYEENDEQSYDIEQKIPTLSLELLRVHESTTSAQTKKSIACNLTDITERDESNLTKTTRSEIVPDMKISVKINFKSTEDVIEESNSVISDSSKRSKDSLTPRQPRHNASSQSKRTASSLSESTLDTIRVEGHLFGEHSDMEKHSSNRELVQNTLNTERSGHSSLDEEREIPQIIVDLNTLKTVKTPIKKSRNQIRSSKEENKEHKHKKTISETNNVRHTDVSPSEDNNGFFLTYENGNDSALSHYEESSKIEELRDFNCNKENTPRTEVDDSGISISTFENETIKC; this is translated from the exons ATGGCGGATTTGGATGATCCTCATATAGTGGAACTAATGCGGAAAGGAACAATCCCGCCATCTTTGTCTTTGAGAGCGCCACCTACACACATTGGCAcaacacaacaccgaaatgaTACTTTGGGTATATCAAAAGAGGAAATCTCCAAAAGATACATCATAAAGCTTCACCGAGATAGACTTCGAAATAATGAAGCTGTTTACAAGTCTTTGGACAACCTGCCAATTAAGATAAA acAAGTTGCACAAGATTCCTTTGAAAAAAGTTCGAGTGGAGGAAAGTCTTCTCCTTCAAGCTTTCGGAGTAGAAAAAGTTCGCGGTCTATACATCTTCAAGATTTTCgaaatcataaaaatcaaaCCATTACAAAATCACTGGATTCTCCATGGAACAAGAGCAATGCTATAAATCCACGCAAACAACGTTCAAAGACTAAGTTGTTACCAAGGGTTACTGGAAGTTCAGAATCAGAGAAATCAAAAAATGATGACGAGGCTAAGCACGTTAGTTTTGAACCAAACGCGTTTAACATGCTCGAATCTGAAATGCCCTATATCTTTTCAGCTGGTTTCCAAGGCTATCAAAATCGTGTGaaattatcaagaaaaaaacccatagcaTTTGGACAAACCATAAACACTACTGGTTCCAATATCAACAATGGTATTAACATTAACAGCAATCAAGAGTTTCAAAGACGTTATCAGCGGGTTTTAGATGCTGATAAGCAGCCTCATTTTGTAAAAACGTCCCTCATAAAGGGACAGCGTGTAAACAATACTTACAACAACAGATACAGAAATATGTTTAATGAAGCTGAAACTGAAACTCAACGAAGTGAGGAACTATTTGCAATCAAATCAGTGCAACGCATCAATgaaccatttatttttacatctcCGGCTTCCCCTACTCGTGTTCCGAATCCTAGTCTCTACTCTGAATGTCAAAACTCTGAAGTGGGTATTAATATTGTGACGTCACCTCCTTCCAGAGCAGCGTCAAGTACTCTCGCAGATGTTGATTCTCGTGAGAATTCATCTCGTGGTGATCCAGACAATGATTTTCcgcaaaatgataaaaactacAATTTCGAACCTGTTGCATACGAAGAAAATGATGAACAATCATATGACATAGAACAAAAGATTCCTACTTTGTCATTAGAGTTATTGCGAGTCCACGAAAGTACTACTTCAGCTCAAACGAAGAAGAGCATCGCATGTAATCTAACAGACATCACAGAACGTGATGAAagcaatttaacaaagacaacAAGAAGTGAAATTGTTCCAGACATGaaaatttctgtaaaaattaactttaaatCAACAGAAGATGTAATTGAAGAAAGCAACAGTGTCATATCAGATTCATCGAAAAGAAGTAAAGACAGCCTTACTCCAAGACAACCGCGACATAATGCAAGCTCACAATCGAAACGGACTGCTAGTTCTTTATCAGAAAGCACATTAGATACCATTAGAGTGGAAGGACACTTATTTGGTGAACATTCAGACATGGAGAAACATAGCAGTAACCGCGAACTAGTTCAAAATACACTAAACACAGAAAGAAGTGGTCACAGTTCTTTGGATGAGGAAAGGGAAATTCCTCAGATAATAGTTGATTTGAACACGTTAAAAACAGTTAAGACACCAATAAAGAAAAGCAGGAATCAGATTAGAAGTTCGAAAGAGGAGAACAAAGAGcataaacataaaaagacaaTTTCAGAAACAAATAATGTAAGACACACAGACGTTTCTCCTTCAGAGGATAATAATGGTTTCTTCCTTACTTATGAAAATGGAAACGATTCGGCTTTATCCCATTATGAAGAATCTTCGAAGATTGAAGAACTACGTGACTTTAATTGCAATAAAGAAAATACTCCACGGACGGAGGTTGATGACAGTGGAATCTCAATTTCTACTTTTGAAAACGAGACAATCAAATGTTGA